The Nycticebus coucang isolate mNycCou1 chromosome 5, mNycCou1.pri, whole genome shotgun sequence genome window below encodes:
- the MOV10 gene encoding helicase MOV-10 isoform X1 codes for MPSKFSCRQLRETGQCFESFLVVQGLDLETDRERLRTIYNRDFKTSFGTPAPGFSSMLYGMKIANLAYVNKTRVRFFRLDRWADVQFPEKRRMKLGSDISKHHKSLLAKIFYDRAEYLHGKHGVDVEVQGPHEARDGQLLIRLDLNRKEMLTLRLRNGGTQPVTLTHLFPLCRTPQFAFYNRDQELPCPLGPGECYELHVHCKTSFVGYFPATVLWELLGPGESGSEGAGTFYIARFLAAVAHSPLAAQLKPTTPFKRTRIIGNPVATNRIEEGERPDRAKGYDLELSMALGTYYPPPRLRQLLPMLLQGTSIFTAPKEVAEIKAQLETALKWRNYEVKLRLLLHLEELQMEHDIRHYDLESVPMTWDPVDQNPRLLTLEVPGVTESRPSVLRGDHLFALLSSETHQEDSVTYKGFVHKVELDRVKLSFSTSLLSRFVDGLTFKVNFTFNRQPLRVQHRALELTGRWLLWPMLFPVALRGIPLLPSDVKLKLYDRSLESNPEQLQAMKHIVMGTTRPAPYIIFGPPGTGKTVTLVEAIKQVVKHLPKAHILACAPSNSGADLLCQRLRVHLPSSIYRLLAPSRDIRMVPEDIKPYCNWDAKKGEYIFPAKKKLQEYRVLVTTLITASRLVSAQFPIDHFTYIFIDEAGHCMEPESLVAIAGLMEVKETGNPGGQLVLAGDPRQLGPVLRSPLAQKHGLGYSLLERLLTYNALYKKGTDGYDPQFITKLLRNYRSHPTILNIPNRLYYEGELQACADVVDRERFCRWEGLPRQGFPIIFHGVMGKDEREGNSPSFFNPEEAATVTSYLKLLLAPSSKKGKARLSPRSVGIISPYRKQVEKIRYCITKLDRELRGLDDIKDLKVGSVEEFQGQERSVILISTVRSSQSFVQLDLDFNLGFLKNPKRFNVAVTRAKALLIVVGNPLLLGHDPDWKVFLEFCRENGGYTGCPFPAKLDLQQGQNLLQGLSKLSPPTSVVNASPRSGKVKGACLCKWSQNGGMSSESTATRLLTPAKP; via the exons ATGCCCAGTAAGTTCAGCTGCCGGCAGCTCCGGGAGACGGGCCAGTGCTTCGAGAGTTTCCTGGTCGTTCAGGGACTGGACCTGGAGACAGATCGCGAGCGGCTGCGGACCATCTATAACCGAGACTTCAAGACCAG CTTTGGGACCCCCGCCCCTGGCTTCTCCTCCATGCTGTATGGAATGAAGATTGCAAATCTGGCCTACGTCAACAAGACCCGGGTCAGGTTCTTCAGACTCGACCGCTGGGCTGATGTGCAGTTCCCAGAAAAGAGGAGAATGAAGCTGGGGTCAGATATCAGCAAACACCACAAGTCACTGCTAGCCAAGATCTTTTatgacag GGCTGAGTATCTTCACGGGAAACATGGGGTGGACGTGGAAGTCCAGGGGCCCCATGAAGCCCGAGATGGGCAGCTCCTTATCCGCCTGGATTTGAACCGCAAGGAGATGCTGACCCTGAGGCTTCGGAATGGAGGAACTCAGCCTGTCACCCTCACTCACCTCTTCCCACTGTGCCGGACACCCCAGTTTGCCTTCTATAACAGAGACCAGGAGCTGCCCTGCCCACTGGGCCCTG GTGAATGCTATGAACTCCACGTCCATTGTAAGACCAGCTTTGTGGGCTACTTCCCAGCCACAGTGCTCTGGGAACTGCTGGGACCTGGGGAGTCAGGTTCAGAAGGAGCTGGCACTTTCTACATTGCCCGCTTCCTCGCTGCCGTCGCCCACAGCCCCCTGGCTGCACAGCTGAAGCCCACGACTCCCTTCAAGAGGACCCGGATCATTGGAAACCCTGTGGCAACCAACCGGATAGAAGAAGGAGAGAGACCTGACCG tGCTAAAGGCTATGACCTAGAATTAAGTATGGCTCTGGGGACATACTACCCACCTCCCCGCCTCAGGCAACTGCTCCCCATGCTTCTTCAGGGAACAAGTATCTTCACTGCCCCAAAGGAGGTCGCTGAGATCAA GGCCCAGCTGGAGACAGCCCTGAAGTGGAGGAACTACGAGGTGAAGCTTCGGCTGCTGCTGCACCTGGAGGAACTGCAGATGGAGCATGACATCCGGCACTATGACCTGGAGTCTGTGCCCATGACCTGGGACCCCGTAGACCAGAACCCCAGGCTGCTCACACTGGAG GTTCCTGGGGTGACTGAGAGCCGCCCCTCAGTGCTACGGGGCGACCACCTATTTGCCCTTCTGTCCTCCGAGACACACCAGGAGGATTCCGTCACCTACAAGGGCTTTGTGCACAAGGTGGAATTGGACCGTGTCAAGCTGAGCTTTTCCACGAG CCTCCTGAGCCGCTTTGTGGATGGGCTGACCTTCAAGGTGAACTTTACCTTCAACCGCCAGCCCCTGCGGGTCCAGCACCGTGCCCTGGAGCTGACAGGGCGCTGGCTACTATGGCCCATGCTCTTTCCTGTGGCTCTCCGTGGGATTCCGCTGCTGCCTTCAGATGTGAAGCTCAA GCTGTATGACCGGAGTCTGGAGTCAAATCCAGAGCAGCTGCAGGCCATGAAGCACATTGTCATGGGCACCACCCGTCCAGCCCCCTACATCATCTTTGGACCTCCAGGCACTGGCAAGACCGTCACGTTAGTGGAGGCCATTAAGCAG GTGGTGAAGCACTTGCCCAAAGCCCACATCCTGGCCTGTGCTCCGTCTAACTCAGGGGCTGACCTCCTCTGTCAGCGGCTCCGGGTCCACCTGCCCAGCTCCATCTACCGCCTCCTGGCCCCCAGCAGGGACATCCGCATGGTCCCCGAAGACATCAAG CCCTATTGTAACTGGGATGCAAAGAAGGGGGAGTATATATTTCCGGCCAAGAAGAAGCTGCAGGAATATCGAGTCTTAGTTACCACCCTCATCACTGCTAGCAG GTTGGTCTCAGCCCAGTTTCCCATTGACCACTTCACATACATCTTCATCGATGAAGCTGGCCACTGCATGGAGCCTGAGAGTCTGGTGGCCATAGCAG GGCTCATGGAAGTAAAGGAAACAGGCAATCCAGGAGGGCAGCTGGTGCTGGCAGGAGACCCTCGGCAGCTGGGGCCTGTGCTGCGTTCCCCACTGGCCCAGAAGCACGGGCTGGGGTACTCACTGCTGGAGCGGCTGCTCACCTACAATGCCCTGTACAAGAAGGGCACCGATGGTTATGACCCCCAGTTTATAACCAAGCTGCTACGCAACTACAG gtcTCATCCCACCATCCTGAACATTCCTAACCGCCTGTATTATGAAGGGGAGCTGCAGGCCTGTGCTGATGTCGTTGATCGAGAGCGCTTCTGCCGCTGGGAGGGTCTGCCTCGACAG GGCTTTCCCATCATCTTTCATGGCGTAATGGGCAAGGATGAGCGTGAGGGCAACAGCCCATCCTTCTTCAACCCTGAAGAGGCGGCCACGGTGACTTCCTATCTGAAGCTGCTCCTGGCCCCATCCTCCAAGAAGGGGAAAGCCCGCCTGAGCCCCCGAAGTGTGGGCATCATCTCCCCATACCGGAAGCAG GTGGAAAAAATCCGTTATTGCATCACCAAACTTGACAGGGAGCTTCGGGGCCTGGATGACATCAAGGACTTAAAG GTGGGCTCTGTGGAAGAATTCCAAGGCCAAGAACGAAGTGTCATCCTTATCTCCACCGTGCGAAGCAGCCAGAGCTTTGTGCAGCTGGACCTGGACTTTAATCTGGGTTTCCTTAAGAACCCCAAG AGGTTCAACGTAGCTGTGACCCGGGCCAAAGCCTTGCTCATTGTAGTGGGCAACCCACTTCTCCTGGGCCATGACCCAGACTGGAAAGT ATTCTTGGAGTTCTGTAGAGAAAATGGGGGGTATACCGGGTGCCCCTTCCCTGCCAAACTGGACCTGCAGCAGGGACAGAATTTGCTGCAAGGACTGAGCAAGCTCAGCCCCCCTACCTCAG TCGTGAATGCCTCCCCCAGGAGCGGGAAGGTGAAGGGGGCCTGTCTCTGCAAGTGGAGCCAGAATGGAGGAATGAGCTCTGAATCCACAGCAACCCGCCTTCTCACACCAGCCAAGCCTTAA
- the MOV10 gene encoding helicase MOV-10 isoform X2, with product MPSKFSCRQLRETGQCFESFLVVQGLDLETDRERLRTIYNRDFKTSFGTPAPGFSSMLYGMKIANLAYVNKTRVRFFRLDRWADVQFPEKRRMKLGSDISKHHKSLLAKIFYDRAEYLHGKHGVDVEVQGPHEARDGQLLIRLDLNRKEMLTLRLRNGGTQPVTLTHLFPLCRTPQFAFYNRDQELPCPLGPGECYELHVHCKTSFVGYFPATVLWELLGPGESGSEGAGTFYIARFLAAVAHSPLAAQLKPTTPFKRTRIIGNPVATNRIEEGERPDRAKGYDLELSMALGTYYPPPRLRQLLPMLLQGTSIFTAPKEVAEIKAQLETALKWRNYEVKLRLLLHLEELQMEHDIRHYDLESVPMTWDPVDQNPRLLTLEVPGVTESRPSVLRGDHLFALLSSETHQEDSVTYKGFVHKVELDRVKLSFSTSLLSRFVDGLTFKVNFTFNRQPLRVQHRALELTGRWLLWPMLFPVALRGIPLLPSDVKLKLYDRSLESNPEQLQAMKHIVMGTTRPAPYIIFGPPGTGKTVTLVEAIKQVVKHLPKAHILACAPSNSGADLLCQRLRVHLPSSIYRLLAPSRDIRMVPEDIKPYCNWDAKKGEYIFPAKKKLQEYRVLVTTLITASRLVSAQFPIDHFTYIFIDEAGHCMEPESLVAIAGLMEVKETGNPGGQLVLAGDPRQLGPVLRSPLAQKHGLGYSLLERLLTYNALYKKGTDGYDPQFITKLLRNYRSHPTILNIPNRLYYEGELQACADVVDRERFCRWEGLPRQGFPIIFHGVMGKDEREGNSPSFFNPEEAATVTSYLKLLLAPSSKKGKARLSPRSVGIISPYRKQVEKIRYCITKLDRELRGLDDIKDLKVGSVEEFQGQERSVILISTVRSSQSFVQLDLDFNLGFLKNPKRFNVAVTRAKALLIVVGNPLLLGHDPDWKVFLEFCRENGGYTGCPFPAKLDLQQGQNLLQGLSKLSPPTSGPHSRECLPQEREGEGGLSLQVEPEWRNEL from the exons ATGCCCAGTAAGTTCAGCTGCCGGCAGCTCCGGGAGACGGGCCAGTGCTTCGAGAGTTTCCTGGTCGTTCAGGGACTGGACCTGGAGACAGATCGCGAGCGGCTGCGGACCATCTATAACCGAGACTTCAAGACCAG CTTTGGGACCCCCGCCCCTGGCTTCTCCTCCATGCTGTATGGAATGAAGATTGCAAATCTGGCCTACGTCAACAAGACCCGGGTCAGGTTCTTCAGACTCGACCGCTGGGCTGATGTGCAGTTCCCAGAAAAGAGGAGAATGAAGCTGGGGTCAGATATCAGCAAACACCACAAGTCACTGCTAGCCAAGATCTTTTatgacag GGCTGAGTATCTTCACGGGAAACATGGGGTGGACGTGGAAGTCCAGGGGCCCCATGAAGCCCGAGATGGGCAGCTCCTTATCCGCCTGGATTTGAACCGCAAGGAGATGCTGACCCTGAGGCTTCGGAATGGAGGAACTCAGCCTGTCACCCTCACTCACCTCTTCCCACTGTGCCGGACACCCCAGTTTGCCTTCTATAACAGAGACCAGGAGCTGCCCTGCCCACTGGGCCCTG GTGAATGCTATGAACTCCACGTCCATTGTAAGACCAGCTTTGTGGGCTACTTCCCAGCCACAGTGCTCTGGGAACTGCTGGGACCTGGGGAGTCAGGTTCAGAAGGAGCTGGCACTTTCTACATTGCCCGCTTCCTCGCTGCCGTCGCCCACAGCCCCCTGGCTGCACAGCTGAAGCCCACGACTCCCTTCAAGAGGACCCGGATCATTGGAAACCCTGTGGCAACCAACCGGATAGAAGAAGGAGAGAGACCTGACCG tGCTAAAGGCTATGACCTAGAATTAAGTATGGCTCTGGGGACATACTACCCACCTCCCCGCCTCAGGCAACTGCTCCCCATGCTTCTTCAGGGAACAAGTATCTTCACTGCCCCAAAGGAGGTCGCTGAGATCAA GGCCCAGCTGGAGACAGCCCTGAAGTGGAGGAACTACGAGGTGAAGCTTCGGCTGCTGCTGCACCTGGAGGAACTGCAGATGGAGCATGACATCCGGCACTATGACCTGGAGTCTGTGCCCATGACCTGGGACCCCGTAGACCAGAACCCCAGGCTGCTCACACTGGAG GTTCCTGGGGTGACTGAGAGCCGCCCCTCAGTGCTACGGGGCGACCACCTATTTGCCCTTCTGTCCTCCGAGACACACCAGGAGGATTCCGTCACCTACAAGGGCTTTGTGCACAAGGTGGAATTGGACCGTGTCAAGCTGAGCTTTTCCACGAG CCTCCTGAGCCGCTTTGTGGATGGGCTGACCTTCAAGGTGAACTTTACCTTCAACCGCCAGCCCCTGCGGGTCCAGCACCGTGCCCTGGAGCTGACAGGGCGCTGGCTACTATGGCCCATGCTCTTTCCTGTGGCTCTCCGTGGGATTCCGCTGCTGCCTTCAGATGTGAAGCTCAA GCTGTATGACCGGAGTCTGGAGTCAAATCCAGAGCAGCTGCAGGCCATGAAGCACATTGTCATGGGCACCACCCGTCCAGCCCCCTACATCATCTTTGGACCTCCAGGCACTGGCAAGACCGTCACGTTAGTGGAGGCCATTAAGCAG GTGGTGAAGCACTTGCCCAAAGCCCACATCCTGGCCTGTGCTCCGTCTAACTCAGGGGCTGACCTCCTCTGTCAGCGGCTCCGGGTCCACCTGCCCAGCTCCATCTACCGCCTCCTGGCCCCCAGCAGGGACATCCGCATGGTCCCCGAAGACATCAAG CCCTATTGTAACTGGGATGCAAAGAAGGGGGAGTATATATTTCCGGCCAAGAAGAAGCTGCAGGAATATCGAGTCTTAGTTACCACCCTCATCACTGCTAGCAG GTTGGTCTCAGCCCAGTTTCCCATTGACCACTTCACATACATCTTCATCGATGAAGCTGGCCACTGCATGGAGCCTGAGAGTCTGGTGGCCATAGCAG GGCTCATGGAAGTAAAGGAAACAGGCAATCCAGGAGGGCAGCTGGTGCTGGCAGGAGACCCTCGGCAGCTGGGGCCTGTGCTGCGTTCCCCACTGGCCCAGAAGCACGGGCTGGGGTACTCACTGCTGGAGCGGCTGCTCACCTACAATGCCCTGTACAAGAAGGGCACCGATGGTTATGACCCCCAGTTTATAACCAAGCTGCTACGCAACTACAG gtcTCATCCCACCATCCTGAACATTCCTAACCGCCTGTATTATGAAGGGGAGCTGCAGGCCTGTGCTGATGTCGTTGATCGAGAGCGCTTCTGCCGCTGGGAGGGTCTGCCTCGACAG GGCTTTCCCATCATCTTTCATGGCGTAATGGGCAAGGATGAGCGTGAGGGCAACAGCCCATCCTTCTTCAACCCTGAAGAGGCGGCCACGGTGACTTCCTATCTGAAGCTGCTCCTGGCCCCATCCTCCAAGAAGGGGAAAGCCCGCCTGAGCCCCCGAAGTGTGGGCATCATCTCCCCATACCGGAAGCAG GTGGAAAAAATCCGTTATTGCATCACCAAACTTGACAGGGAGCTTCGGGGCCTGGATGACATCAAGGACTTAAAG GTGGGCTCTGTGGAAGAATTCCAAGGCCAAGAACGAAGTGTCATCCTTATCTCCACCGTGCGAAGCAGCCAGAGCTTTGTGCAGCTGGACCTGGACTTTAATCTGGGTTTCCTTAAGAACCCCAAG AGGTTCAACGTAGCTGTGACCCGGGCCAAAGCCTTGCTCATTGTAGTGGGCAACCCACTTCTCCTGGGCCATGACCCAGACTGGAAAGT ATTCTTGGAGTTCTGTAGAGAAAATGGGGGGTATACCGGGTGCCCCTTCCCTGCCAAACTGGACCTGCAGCAGGGACAGAATTTGCTGCAAGGACTGAGCAAGCTCAGCCCCCCTACCTCAG GGCCCCACAGTCGTGAATGCCTCCCCCAGGAGCGGGAAGGTGAAGGGGGCCTGTCTCTGCAAGTGGAGCCAGAATGGAGGAATGAGCTCTGA
- the MOV10 gene encoding helicase MOV-10 isoform X3, giving the protein MLYGMKIANLAYVNKTRVRFFRLDRWADVQFPEKRRMKLGSDISKHHKSLLAKIFYDRAEYLHGKHGVDVEVQGPHEARDGQLLIRLDLNRKEMLTLRLRNGGTQPVTLTHLFPLCRTPQFAFYNRDQELPCPLGPGECYELHVHCKTSFVGYFPATVLWELLGPGESGSEGAGTFYIARFLAAVAHSPLAAQLKPTTPFKRTRIIGNPVATNRIEEGERPDRAKGYDLELSMALGTYYPPPRLRQLLPMLLQGTSIFTAPKEVAEIKAQLETALKWRNYEVKLRLLLHLEELQMEHDIRHYDLESVPMTWDPVDQNPRLLTLEVPGVTESRPSVLRGDHLFALLSSETHQEDSVTYKGFVHKVELDRVKLSFSTSLLSRFVDGLTFKVNFTFNRQPLRVQHRALELTGRWLLWPMLFPVALRGIPLLPSDVKLKLYDRSLESNPEQLQAMKHIVMGTTRPAPYIIFGPPGTGKTVTLVEAIKQVVKHLPKAHILACAPSNSGADLLCQRLRVHLPSSIYRLLAPSRDIRMVPEDIKPYCNWDAKKGEYIFPAKKKLQEYRVLVTTLITASRLVSAQFPIDHFTYIFIDEAGHCMEPESLVAIAGLMEVKETGNPGGQLVLAGDPRQLGPVLRSPLAQKHGLGYSLLERLLTYNALYKKGTDGYDPQFITKLLRNYRSHPTILNIPNRLYYEGELQACADVVDRERFCRWEGLPRQGFPIIFHGVMGKDEREGNSPSFFNPEEAATVTSYLKLLLAPSSKKGKARLSPRSVGIISPYRKQVEKIRYCITKLDRELRGLDDIKDLKVGSVEEFQGQERSVILISTVRSSQSFVQLDLDFNLGFLKNPKRFNVAVTRAKALLIVVGNPLLLGHDPDWKVFLEFCRENGGYTGCPFPAKLDLQQGQNLLQGLSKLSPPTSGPHSRECLPQEREGEGGLSLQVEPEWRNEL; this is encoded by the exons ATGCTGTATGGAATGAAGATTGCAAATCTGGCCTACGTCAACAAGACCCGGGTCAGGTTCTTCAGACTCGACCGCTGGGCTGATGTGCAGTTCCCAGAAAAGAGGAGAATGAAGCTGGGGTCAGATATCAGCAAACACCACAAGTCACTGCTAGCCAAGATCTTTTatgacag GGCTGAGTATCTTCACGGGAAACATGGGGTGGACGTGGAAGTCCAGGGGCCCCATGAAGCCCGAGATGGGCAGCTCCTTATCCGCCTGGATTTGAACCGCAAGGAGATGCTGACCCTGAGGCTTCGGAATGGAGGAACTCAGCCTGTCACCCTCACTCACCTCTTCCCACTGTGCCGGACACCCCAGTTTGCCTTCTATAACAGAGACCAGGAGCTGCCCTGCCCACTGGGCCCTG GTGAATGCTATGAACTCCACGTCCATTGTAAGACCAGCTTTGTGGGCTACTTCCCAGCCACAGTGCTCTGGGAACTGCTGGGACCTGGGGAGTCAGGTTCAGAAGGAGCTGGCACTTTCTACATTGCCCGCTTCCTCGCTGCCGTCGCCCACAGCCCCCTGGCTGCACAGCTGAAGCCCACGACTCCCTTCAAGAGGACCCGGATCATTGGAAACCCTGTGGCAACCAACCGGATAGAAGAAGGAGAGAGACCTGACCG tGCTAAAGGCTATGACCTAGAATTAAGTATGGCTCTGGGGACATACTACCCACCTCCCCGCCTCAGGCAACTGCTCCCCATGCTTCTTCAGGGAACAAGTATCTTCACTGCCCCAAAGGAGGTCGCTGAGATCAA GGCCCAGCTGGAGACAGCCCTGAAGTGGAGGAACTACGAGGTGAAGCTTCGGCTGCTGCTGCACCTGGAGGAACTGCAGATGGAGCATGACATCCGGCACTATGACCTGGAGTCTGTGCCCATGACCTGGGACCCCGTAGACCAGAACCCCAGGCTGCTCACACTGGAG GTTCCTGGGGTGACTGAGAGCCGCCCCTCAGTGCTACGGGGCGACCACCTATTTGCCCTTCTGTCCTCCGAGACACACCAGGAGGATTCCGTCACCTACAAGGGCTTTGTGCACAAGGTGGAATTGGACCGTGTCAAGCTGAGCTTTTCCACGAG CCTCCTGAGCCGCTTTGTGGATGGGCTGACCTTCAAGGTGAACTTTACCTTCAACCGCCAGCCCCTGCGGGTCCAGCACCGTGCCCTGGAGCTGACAGGGCGCTGGCTACTATGGCCCATGCTCTTTCCTGTGGCTCTCCGTGGGATTCCGCTGCTGCCTTCAGATGTGAAGCTCAA GCTGTATGACCGGAGTCTGGAGTCAAATCCAGAGCAGCTGCAGGCCATGAAGCACATTGTCATGGGCACCACCCGTCCAGCCCCCTACATCATCTTTGGACCTCCAGGCACTGGCAAGACCGTCACGTTAGTGGAGGCCATTAAGCAG GTGGTGAAGCACTTGCCCAAAGCCCACATCCTGGCCTGTGCTCCGTCTAACTCAGGGGCTGACCTCCTCTGTCAGCGGCTCCGGGTCCACCTGCCCAGCTCCATCTACCGCCTCCTGGCCCCCAGCAGGGACATCCGCATGGTCCCCGAAGACATCAAG CCCTATTGTAACTGGGATGCAAAGAAGGGGGAGTATATATTTCCGGCCAAGAAGAAGCTGCAGGAATATCGAGTCTTAGTTACCACCCTCATCACTGCTAGCAG GTTGGTCTCAGCCCAGTTTCCCATTGACCACTTCACATACATCTTCATCGATGAAGCTGGCCACTGCATGGAGCCTGAGAGTCTGGTGGCCATAGCAG GGCTCATGGAAGTAAAGGAAACAGGCAATCCAGGAGGGCAGCTGGTGCTGGCAGGAGACCCTCGGCAGCTGGGGCCTGTGCTGCGTTCCCCACTGGCCCAGAAGCACGGGCTGGGGTACTCACTGCTGGAGCGGCTGCTCACCTACAATGCCCTGTACAAGAAGGGCACCGATGGTTATGACCCCCAGTTTATAACCAAGCTGCTACGCAACTACAG gtcTCATCCCACCATCCTGAACATTCCTAACCGCCTGTATTATGAAGGGGAGCTGCAGGCCTGTGCTGATGTCGTTGATCGAGAGCGCTTCTGCCGCTGGGAGGGTCTGCCTCGACAG GGCTTTCCCATCATCTTTCATGGCGTAATGGGCAAGGATGAGCGTGAGGGCAACAGCCCATCCTTCTTCAACCCTGAAGAGGCGGCCACGGTGACTTCCTATCTGAAGCTGCTCCTGGCCCCATCCTCCAAGAAGGGGAAAGCCCGCCTGAGCCCCCGAAGTGTGGGCATCATCTCCCCATACCGGAAGCAG GTGGAAAAAATCCGTTATTGCATCACCAAACTTGACAGGGAGCTTCGGGGCCTGGATGACATCAAGGACTTAAAG GTGGGCTCTGTGGAAGAATTCCAAGGCCAAGAACGAAGTGTCATCCTTATCTCCACCGTGCGAAGCAGCCAGAGCTTTGTGCAGCTGGACCTGGACTTTAATCTGGGTTTCCTTAAGAACCCCAAG AGGTTCAACGTAGCTGTGACCCGGGCCAAAGCCTTGCTCATTGTAGTGGGCAACCCACTTCTCCTGGGCCATGACCCAGACTGGAAAGT ATTCTTGGAGTTCTGTAGAGAAAATGGGGGGTATACCGGGTGCCCCTTCCCTGCCAAACTGGACCTGCAGCAGGGACAGAATTTGCTGCAAGGACTGAGCAAGCTCAGCCCCCCTACCTCAG GGCCCCACAGTCGTGAATGCCTCCCCCAGGAGCGGGAAGGTGAAGGGGGCCTGTCTCTGCAAGTGGAGCCAGAATGGAGGAATGAGCTCTGA